A part of Antechinus flavipes isolate AdamAnt ecotype Samford, QLD, Australia chromosome 6, AdamAnt_v2, whole genome shotgun sequence genomic DNA contains:
- the LOC127541582 gene encoding LOW QUALITY PROTEIN: olfactory receptor 1044-like (The sequence of the model RefSeq protein was modified relative to this genomic sequence to represent the inferred CDS: substituted 1 base at 1 genomic stop codon) produces the protein MEXMAEINFTQVTEFILLGITDKQELKMPLFMVFFLIYMFTVVGNLGLIIVIRINSRLKTPMYFFLSHLAFVDFCYSSSITPKMLGNFLYEVNTISFSACALQLGCFIAFMDAECLLLASMAYDRYVAICNPLLYMVLMSPKICIQLVAIPYIYSFLVALYHVILTFRLSYCGSNIINHFYCDDMPLLRISCSDTHSKQIWIFICAGVMLIASFLVVFVSYMYIISAILKMQSAEGRRKAFSTCGSHMVAVTIFYGTLIFMYLQPSSNHSLDTDKMASVFYTVIIPMLNPLIYSLRNKEVKDALKKTLSSSNHGFK, from the coding sequence ATGGAATAAATGGCTGAAATTAATTTTACCCAGGTGACTGAGTTCATTCTCTTGGGCATTACTGACAAACAAGAGCTGAAGATGCCTCTCTTCATGGTGTTCTTCTTAATCTATATGTTCACAGTGGTGGGAAATTTGGGTCTCATTATAGTCATCAGAATTAATTCGCGACTAAAAACTCCCATGTATTTCTTCCTAAGTCACCTTGCTTTTGTTGATTTCTGCTATTCTTCCTCCATTACTCCCAAAATGCTGGGGAATTTTTTGTATGAAGTAAATACAATCTCTTTCAGTGCCTGTGCTCTTCAGCTAGGATGCTTTATTGCTTTCATGGATGCAGAATGCTTGTTGCTAGCTTCCATGGCCTATGATCGCTATGTGGCCATTTGTAACCCTTTGCTTTATATGGTTCTTATGTCTCCTAAAATCTGTATTCAACTGGTAGCCATTCCCTATATCTACAGCTTTCTAGTTGCTCTATACCATGTTATCCTGACATTCCGCCTCTCCTACTGTGGTTCTAACATTATCAACCATTTCTATTGTGATGACATGCCTCTCTTGAGAATATCCTGCTCTGACACACACTCTAAACAAATATGGATTTTTATCTGTGCAGGGGTTATGCTTATTGCTTCCTTCTTGGTTGTCTTTGTCTCCTACATGTATATTATTTctgcaattttaaaaatgcaatcagCTGAAGGTAGGCGCAaagccttctccacctgtggCTCACATATGGTGGCTGTCACCATTTTCTATGGGACCCTGATATTTATGTACTTGCAGCCCAGCTCAAACCATTCCCTTGATACAGATAAGATGGCATCAGTATTTTATACAGTGATCATTCCCATGTTAAATCCCTTGATCTACAGTTTGAGAAACAAGGAAGTAAAGGATGCTCTGAAGAAGACCTTGAGCAGTAGCAATCATGGCTTTAAGTAA